From the genome of Brienomyrus brachyistius isolate T26 chromosome 8, BBRACH_0.4, whole genome shotgun sequence, one region includes:
- the tfap2c gene encoding transcription factor AP-2 gamma isoform X1, which translates to MLWKLADNVKYEEDCEERHDSSSNENARLPHLPAVSQHLYSPAPSLSHSGSSDFQPPYFPPPYQPISYPQSTDPYSPIGDPFSINSIHQPTLTSQQQSWPGRHGQDGLGPHSRSGLAGQILGLDGASAVGRREGFRRPELLPPHTHGIDSSVIGDNIGLHDMSHGLNDGQHVDDHSIIMTDQTVIKKATGSVSLSKGSALALPYQKESLLGMVSNPTEVFCSVPGRLSLLSSTSKYKVTVAEVQRRLSPPECLNASLLGGVLRRAKSKNGGRSLREKLDKIGLNLPAGRRKAANVTLLTALVEGEAVHLARDFGYVCETEFPAKAIAEYLSRPHVERNDISSRKNMLLAAKQICKEFTDLLTQDRSPLGNSRPAPILEPGIQGCLTHFSLITHGFGSPAICAAMTSLQNYLNEALKQVDKMYLSSGNDAQGSSEGNKASDKMEKHRK; encoded by the exons ATGTTGTGGAAGCTAGCAGATAACGTGAAGTATGAGGAAGACTGTGAG GAAAGACACGACAGCAGCAGCAATGAAAATGCCAGGCTTCCCCATCTGCCTGCGGTCAGCCAGCACCTTTACAGCCCGGCGCCCTCCCTTTCACACTCCGGCAGCTCGGACTTCCAGCCCCCGTACTTCCCACCTCCTTACCAGCCCATATCATACCCTCAGTCCACCGACCCGTACTCCCCCATCGGCGACCCTTTCAGCATCAACTCCATACATCAGCCTACATTGACCAGCCAGCAGCAGTCCTGGCCCGGCCGACACGGCCAGGATGGTCTCGGACCGCACAGTCGCAGCGGCCTGGCCGGTCAGATACTTGGATTGGATGGCGCCTCGGCCGTCGGCAGGAGGGAAGGGTTCCGCAGACCGGAGCTGCTCCCTCCGCATACGCACGGCATTGATTCCTCGGTCATCGGTGATAATATAGGATTGCATGACATGAGTCACGGATTGAACGATGGTCAG CATGTCGATGATCACAGTATTATCATGACAGACCAGACAGTTATTAAAAAAG CTACAGGTTCTGTGTCGCTTTCCAAGGGTAGCGCCCTGGCCCTGCCCTATCAGAAGGAGTCGCTTCTGGGCATGGTGTCCAACCCAACCGAGGTCTTCTGCTCAGTGCCTGGACGCCTCTCCTTGCTCAGCTCCACATCCAAGTACAAGGTGACGGTGGCTGAAGTTCAGCGGAGACTGTCTCCCCCGGAGTGCCTCAACGCCTCACTTCTGGGGGGCGTCCTGCGCAG AGCAAAGTCTAAAAATGGAGGTCGGTCCTTGAGAGAGAAGCTGGACAAGATCGGATTGAACTTGCCTGCAGGACGGCGAAAGGCTGCCAATGTCACACTGCTTACAGCGCTGGTGGAGG GCGAGGCTGTGCACCTAGCCAGGGACTTTGGCTATGTGTGCGAAACTGAGTTTCCTGCGAAGGCCATCGCAGAGTACCTGAGCCGACCACATGTGGAACGCAATGACATCAGCTCCAGGAAAAATATGCTTCTAGCCGCAAA GCAAATCTGCAAGGAGTTCACGGACCTCCTGACCCAGGATCGCTCACCGCTGGGGAACTCGAGACCCGCGCCCATCCTCGAGCCCGGTATCCAAGGCTGCCTGACCCACTTCAGCCTCATCACACATGGCTTCGGAAGCCCAGCCATTTGTGCCGCCATGACTTCCCTGCAGAACTACCTGAATGAGGCGCTGAAGCAGGTGGACAAGATGTACCTGAGCTCCGGCAATGATGCCCAAGGCTCCTCCGAAGGCAACAAGGCTTCCGACAAAATGGAAAAACACCGGAAATGA
- the tfap2c gene encoding transcription factor AP-2 gamma isoform X2 — protein sequence MSLLERLDWQERHDSSSNENARLPHLPAVSQHLYSPAPSLSHSGSSDFQPPYFPPPYQPISYPQSTDPYSPIGDPFSINSIHQPTLTSQQQSWPGRHGQDGLGPHSRSGLAGQILGLDGASAVGRREGFRRPELLPPHTHGIDSSVIGDNIGLHDMSHGLNDGQHVDDHSIIMTDQTVIKKATGSVSLSKGSALALPYQKESLLGMVSNPTEVFCSVPGRLSLLSSTSKYKVTVAEVQRRLSPPECLNASLLGGVLRRAKSKNGGRSLREKLDKIGLNLPAGRRKAANVTLLTALVEGEAVHLARDFGYVCETEFPAKAIAEYLSRPHVERNDISSRKNMLLAAKQICKEFTDLLTQDRSPLGNSRPAPILEPGIQGCLTHFSLITHGFGSPAICAAMTSLQNYLNEALKQVDKMYLSSGNDAQGSSEGNKASDKMEKHRK from the exons ATGTCTTTACTGGAGAGATTAGACTGGCAG GAAAGACACGACAGCAGCAGCAATGAAAATGCCAGGCTTCCCCATCTGCCTGCGGTCAGCCAGCACCTTTACAGCCCGGCGCCCTCCCTTTCACACTCCGGCAGCTCGGACTTCCAGCCCCCGTACTTCCCACCTCCTTACCAGCCCATATCATACCCTCAGTCCACCGACCCGTACTCCCCCATCGGCGACCCTTTCAGCATCAACTCCATACATCAGCCTACATTGACCAGCCAGCAGCAGTCCTGGCCCGGCCGACACGGCCAGGATGGTCTCGGACCGCACAGTCGCAGCGGCCTGGCCGGTCAGATACTTGGATTGGATGGCGCCTCGGCCGTCGGCAGGAGGGAAGGGTTCCGCAGACCGGAGCTGCTCCCTCCGCATACGCACGGCATTGATTCCTCGGTCATCGGTGATAATATAGGATTGCATGACATGAGTCACGGATTGAACGATGGTCAG CATGTCGATGATCACAGTATTATCATGACAGACCAGACAGTTATTAAAAAAG CTACAGGTTCTGTGTCGCTTTCCAAGGGTAGCGCCCTGGCCCTGCCCTATCAGAAGGAGTCGCTTCTGGGCATGGTGTCCAACCCAACCGAGGTCTTCTGCTCAGTGCCTGGACGCCTCTCCTTGCTCAGCTCCACATCCAAGTACAAGGTGACGGTGGCTGAAGTTCAGCGGAGACTGTCTCCCCCGGAGTGCCTCAACGCCTCACTTCTGGGGGGCGTCCTGCGCAG AGCAAAGTCTAAAAATGGAGGTCGGTCCTTGAGAGAGAAGCTGGACAAGATCGGATTGAACTTGCCTGCAGGACGGCGAAAGGCTGCCAATGTCACACTGCTTACAGCGCTGGTGGAGG GCGAGGCTGTGCACCTAGCCAGGGACTTTGGCTATGTGTGCGAAACTGAGTTTCCTGCGAAGGCCATCGCAGAGTACCTGAGCCGACCACATGTGGAACGCAATGACATCAGCTCCAGGAAAAATATGCTTCTAGCCGCAAA GCAAATCTGCAAGGAGTTCACGGACCTCCTGACCCAGGATCGCTCACCGCTGGGGAACTCGAGACCCGCGCCCATCCTCGAGCCCGGTATCCAAGGCTGCCTGACCCACTTCAGCCTCATCACACATGGCTTCGGAAGCCCAGCCATTTGTGCCGCCATGACTTCCCTGCAGAACTACCTGAATGAGGCGCTGAAGCAGGTGGACAAGATGTACCTGAGCTCCGGCAATGATGCCCAAGGCTCCTCCGAAGGCAACAAGGCTTCCGACAAAATGGAAAAACACCGGAAATGA
- the LOC125747071 gene encoding beta-1,3-galactosyl-O-glycosyl-glycoprotein beta-1,6-N-acetylglucosaminyltransferase 7-like, producing the protein MLLFLGKKKCFLFILGTCILTFCYLKANIPRSSTTHSKPVRYRPFPQYCSPFLSKRGAPWQWRDRLSESDFTTMGPNCSRIAEELHFITAPLSREEEEYPLAFIITIHKELELFMRLLRAIYAPQNVYCIHVDAKASQQYITIVRQLASCFPNVFLATTREKVTYAGFSRLKADLNCMADLARSSIPWKKVINLCGQDFPLKSNLELVQYLRNKPWDKVNMTPGVKEPPSMRYRMQIPYEEINHSYMAPKGKTYTKGPPPHNLDIYFGTAYYALTRPFVDFVLRSTVAKDLLEWSRDTYSPDEHYWVTLNHVKDAPANNLEGKWSGDIRALKWKHYEGVKHQGCKGKYVRNICVFSLEDLPWVTNKQSMFANKFQMQLFPKAVHCMELWHRQKVLRQAEVPIQPEWRLII; encoded by the exons ATGCTCCTTTTTCTGGGAAAAAAGAAATGTTTCCTGTTCATCCTGGGAACCTGTATTTTGACCTTCTGCTACCTGAAGGCCAACATTCCAAGATCTTCCACCACTCATTCCAAGCCAGTGAGATATAGGCCTTTCCCTCAGTACTGCAGTCCATTCTTGTCCAAACGAGGGGCACCGTGGCAGTGGAGAGACCGTCTCTCTGAAAGCGATTTCACCACAATGGGGCCGAACTGCTCCCGAATAGCTGAGGAGCTCCACTTTATCACAGCTCCCTTGAGtcgagaggaggaggagtacccTCTGGCCTTCATCATCACCATCCACAAGGAGCTGGAGTTGTTCATGCGCCTCCTAAGGGCGATTTACGCCCCCCAGAACGTCTACTGCATCCACGTTGATGCCAAAGCCTCACAGCAGTATATAACCATTGTCCGTCAGCTGGCCAGCTGCTTTCCTAATGTGTTTCTCGCAACCACAAGAGAGAAGGTGACCTATGCAGGCTTTTCGCGCCTCAAGGCGGACCTCAACTGCATGGCGGATCTGGCCAGATCCTCGATACCCTGGAAGAAGGTAATAAACCTATGTGGCCAGGACTTCCCACTGAAGTCCAACCTGGAACTGGTGCAGTATCTACGGAACAAGCCGTGGGATAAAGTAAACATGACTCCAGGTGTCAAAGAGCCACCATCCATGAGGTACCGAATGCAGATACCCTACGAGGAGATTAACCACTCCTACATGGCCCCTAAGGGCAAGACGTACACAAAGGGGCCACCTCCACACAACTTGGACATCTACTTTGGGACAGCCTATTACGCTCTGACACGGCCATTTGTGGACTTCGTGCTGCGTAGTACAGTGGCTAAGGACCTACTGGAGTGGTCCAGAGATACCTACAGCCCCGACGAGCATTACTGGGTAACACTAAACCATGTAAAAG ACGCACCAGCAAACAATCTAGAAGGGAAGTGGTCAGGTGACATTCGTGCACTAAAATGGAAACATTATGAAGGAGTAAAACACCAAGGCTGCAAAG gCAAGTATGTCAGAAATATCTGCGTCTTCTCCCTGGAGGATCTTCCCTGGGTCACTAACAAGCAGAGCATGTTTGCTAACAAGTTTCAAATGCAGCTTTTCCCAAAGGCTGTGCACTGCATGGAACTGTGGCACCGGCAGAAAGTTCTGCGGCAAGCAGAGGTTCCCATCCAGCCAGAATGGCGCCTTATCATTTAA